Genomic segment of Oscillatoria salina IIICB1:
AGAAAGACGCAGAAATTTGGACACCCATGCTTACTCGCTATCCTGGTTTTTTGGGGAAAGAAGTATGGCTGAATCCAGAGAAAGCAGACGAAGTTGTCTTAATCATACGTTGGCGAACTCGTCAAGAGTGGAGTTCTGTCCCTATCGAAGATATTACCGAAACCGAGAAGCAATTCGACGAAGCAATGGGAGATACATCACATCAGATTGTTGAATCTCTAGAATATCAGGTTCGGAAATTTCCCCAAGGACGAAATTTGTAGAGGTTTAGCGCTTCTTTCTAGGG
This window contains:
- a CDS encoding TIGR03792 family protein, giving the protein MVIEWLRIKVAPEAREKYIQKDAEIWTPMLTRYPGFLGKEVWLNPEKADEVVLIIRWRTRQEWSSVPIEDITETEKQFDEAMGDTSHQIVESLEYQVRKFPQGRNL